In Paramisgurnus dabryanus chromosome 14, PD_genome_1.1, whole genome shotgun sequence, one genomic interval encodes:
- the slc1a6 gene encoding excitatory amino acid transporter 4 isoform X1, with the protein MSVSHETLLDHVLDLIMNEKPPNSTSLFLSEDSEKSQHTDEGLQRLRRVIQKQMSGGRRKMSGFTRENIKMSLRRNAFVLFTVAAVVLGVLLGFALRPHNLSIREVKYFSFPGELLMRMLQMLVLPLIVSSLVTGISSLDSKASGKMGIRAIIYYMVTTFIAVFIGIILVIIIKPGKGSRDRPMTSSGSIEPVQAADAFLDLIRNMFPPNLVEACFKQYKTVYKKTMLTRNITITVNATESINSTDLQASNFSTVLQSLQETVEEVVPLSGSSNGVNALGLVVFSMCFGLVIGNMKQQGQALRDFFDCLNEAIMRLVSIIIWYAPVGILFLIAGKIVEMKDLALVGGQLGMYTVSVIVGLLIHGLFVLPLLFFVVTRKNPYTFIAGLLQALITALGTSSSSATLPITFRCLEENNHVDKRVTRFVLPVGATINMDGTALYEAVAAIFIAQVNDMDLNFGQILTISITATAASIGAAGIPQAGLVTMVIVLTSVGLPTEDITLIIAVDWFLDRLRTTTNVLGDSFGAGIVEHLSQQELQDQDVEIINSVIEENEKPYQLICQDNDSLKHRNSETTM; encoded by the exons TTTCTCATGAAACCCTGTTGGATCATGTGTTAGACTTGATTATGAATGAGAAACCTCCGAACAGCACCAGTCTGTTTTTGAGTGAAGATTCAGAGAAGTCCCAGCATACTGACGAAGGCCTGCAGCGTCTTCGCAGGGTTATACAGAAACAGATGTCTGGAGGCAGGAGAAAGATGAGCGGCTTCACACGAGAGAACATCAAGATGTCCCTGCGACGGAACGCCTTCGTGCTCTTTACTGTCGCCGCTGTGGTTTTAG GTGTTCTGCTGGGTTTTGCCCTGAGACCTCATAACCTGAGCATCAGAGAGGTGAAGTATTTCTCTTTCCCTGGAGAACTGCTGATGAGGATGCTTCAGATGCTCGTTCTGCCCCTCATCGTCTCCAGTCTCGTCACAG GAATCTCTTCTTTGGACAGCAAGGCCTCTGGGAAAATGGGAATCCGTGCCATCATTTACTATATGGTGACCACGTTCATTGCCGTTTTCATCGGTATTATCTTGGTCATTATAATCAAGCCTGGTAAAGGGAGCAGGGACCGCCCGATGACCTCTAGTGGCAGCATCGAGCCGGTGCAGGCTGCTGACGCATTTCTGGACCTGATAAG AAACATGTTTCCACCAAATCTAGTTGAGGCCTGCTTCAAACAG TACAAAACAGTTTACAAGAAGACCATGCTGACCAGAAACATCACCATCACGGTCAATGCGACAGAAAGCATCAACTCTACAGATCTCCAGGCGTCTAACTTCAGCACAGTCCTGCAGAGCCTCCAGGAGACGGTGGAGGAGGTGGTGCCTCTCTCAGGTTCCTCTAATGGTGTGAACGCCCTGGGGCTGGTGGTCTTCTCCATGTGCTTTGGATTAGTGATCGGGAACATGAAACAGCAGGGTCAGGCACTGCGGGACTTCTTCGACTGCCTAAATGAGGCTATAATGCGCTTGGTGTCCATCATCATTTG GTACGCTCCAGTGGGCATCCTCTTCTTGATCGCCGGGAAGATTGTAGAGATGAAGGACCTTGCGCTGGTGGGAGGACAGTTGGGGATGTACACAGTGTCCGTCATTGTCGGGCTGCTAATCCACGGCCTGTTCGTTCTGCCCTTGCTCTTCTTCGTGGTGACCAGGAAGAACCCTTACACCTTCATCGCCGGTCTGCTGCAGGCTCTGATCACGGCTCTGGGCACATCCTCCAG CTCTGCCACCCTGCCCATCACTTTCCGTTGTCTTGAGGAAAACAACCATGTGGACAAACGAGTGACACGATTTGTGTTGCCGGTTGGAGCCACAATTAACATGGATGGGACTGCTCTGTACGAGGCGGTGGCGGCCATTTTTATTGCCCAAGTCAATGATATGGACCTGAATTTTGGACAAATCCTCACTATCAG CATCACGGCGACCGCCGCCAGCATCGGAGCAGCAGGCATCCCTCAGGCTGGGTTGGTTACCATGGTGATAGTATTGACATCGGTTGGACTGCCCACAGAGGACATTACACTCATCATCGCAGTGGACTGGTTCCT GGACAGACTCAGGACCACCACTAATGTATTGGGAGATTCGTTCGGCGCTGGTATTGTTGAGCATCTGTCACAACAGGAACTTCAGGACCAAGATGTAGAAATAATCAACTCTGTGATCGAGGAGAATGAAAAACCTTACCAGCTGATCTGTCAGGACAACGACTCTCTGAAACATCGTAACAGTGAAACCACCATGTAA
- the slc1a6 gene encoding excitatory amino acid transporter 4 isoform X2, protein MNEKPPNSTSLFLSEDSEKSQHTDEGLQRLRRVIQKQMSGGRRKMSGFTRENIKMSLRRNAFVLFTVAAVVLGVLLGFALRPHNLSIREVKYFSFPGELLMRMLQMLVLPLIVSSLVTGISSLDSKASGKMGIRAIIYYMVTTFIAVFIGIILVIIIKPGKGSRDRPMTSSGSIEPVQAADAFLDLIRNMFPPNLVEACFKQYKTVYKKTMLTRNITITVNATESINSTDLQASNFSTVLQSLQETVEEVVPLSGSSNGVNALGLVVFSMCFGLVIGNMKQQGQALRDFFDCLNEAIMRLVSIIIWYAPVGILFLIAGKIVEMKDLALVGGQLGMYTVSVIVGLLIHGLFVLPLLFFVVTRKNPYTFIAGLLQALITALGTSSSSATLPITFRCLEENNHVDKRVTRFVLPVGATINMDGTALYEAVAAIFIAQVNDMDLNFGQILTISITATAASIGAAGIPQAGLVTMVIVLTSVGLPTEDITLIIAVDWFLDRLRTTTNVLGDSFGAGIVEHLSQQELQDQDVEIINSVIEENEKPYQLICQDNDSLKHRNSETTM, encoded by the exons ATGAATGAGAAACCTCCGAACAGCACCAGTCTGTTTTTGAGTGAAGATTCAGAGAAGTCCCAGCATACTGACGAAGGCCTGCAGCGTCTTCGCAGGGTTATACAGAAACAGATGTCTGGAGGCAGGAGAAAGATGAGCGGCTTCACACGAGAGAACATCAAGATGTCCCTGCGACGGAACGCCTTCGTGCTCTTTACTGTCGCCGCTGTGGTTTTAG GTGTTCTGCTGGGTTTTGCCCTGAGACCTCATAACCTGAGCATCAGAGAGGTGAAGTATTTCTCTTTCCCTGGAGAACTGCTGATGAGGATGCTTCAGATGCTCGTTCTGCCCCTCATCGTCTCCAGTCTCGTCACAG GAATCTCTTCTTTGGACAGCAAGGCCTCTGGGAAAATGGGAATCCGTGCCATCATTTACTATATGGTGACCACGTTCATTGCCGTTTTCATCGGTATTATCTTGGTCATTATAATCAAGCCTGGTAAAGGGAGCAGGGACCGCCCGATGACCTCTAGTGGCAGCATCGAGCCGGTGCAGGCTGCTGACGCATTTCTGGACCTGATAAG AAACATGTTTCCACCAAATCTAGTTGAGGCCTGCTTCAAACAG TACAAAACAGTTTACAAGAAGACCATGCTGACCAGAAACATCACCATCACGGTCAATGCGACAGAAAGCATCAACTCTACAGATCTCCAGGCGTCTAACTTCAGCACAGTCCTGCAGAGCCTCCAGGAGACGGTGGAGGAGGTGGTGCCTCTCTCAGGTTCCTCTAATGGTGTGAACGCCCTGGGGCTGGTGGTCTTCTCCATGTGCTTTGGATTAGTGATCGGGAACATGAAACAGCAGGGTCAGGCACTGCGGGACTTCTTCGACTGCCTAAATGAGGCTATAATGCGCTTGGTGTCCATCATCATTTG GTACGCTCCAGTGGGCATCCTCTTCTTGATCGCCGGGAAGATTGTAGAGATGAAGGACCTTGCGCTGGTGGGAGGACAGTTGGGGATGTACACAGTGTCCGTCATTGTCGGGCTGCTAATCCACGGCCTGTTCGTTCTGCCCTTGCTCTTCTTCGTGGTGACCAGGAAGAACCCTTACACCTTCATCGCCGGTCTGCTGCAGGCTCTGATCACGGCTCTGGGCACATCCTCCAG CTCTGCCACCCTGCCCATCACTTTCCGTTGTCTTGAGGAAAACAACCATGTGGACAAACGAGTGACACGATTTGTGTTGCCGGTTGGAGCCACAATTAACATGGATGGGACTGCTCTGTACGAGGCGGTGGCGGCCATTTTTATTGCCCAAGTCAATGATATGGACCTGAATTTTGGACAAATCCTCACTATCAG CATCACGGCGACCGCCGCCAGCATCGGAGCAGCAGGCATCCCTCAGGCTGGGTTGGTTACCATGGTGATAGTATTGACATCGGTTGGACTGCCCACAGAGGACATTACACTCATCATCGCAGTGGACTGGTTCCT GGACAGACTCAGGACCACCACTAATGTATTGGGAGATTCGTTCGGCGCTGGTATTGTTGAGCATCTGTCACAACAGGAACTTCAGGACCAAGATGTAGAAATAATCAACTCTGTGATCGAGGAGAATGAAAAACCTTACCAGCTGATCTGTCAGGACAACGACTCTCTGAAACATCGTAACAGTGAAACCACCATGTAA
- the ccl44 gene encoding chemokine (C-C motif) ligand 44 isoform X3: MFLHTVSILILTAMLFGNLEGKGVQMQRDVQCCMQYSHGKVRTKDVLRFEVQTEGPDCSIKAIILYTKKAVKCADPRDRKVKRLLRKLFQRQGAKARRTMWLHPHITLPVMSEIDVVDSQKMNKTK; the protein is encoded by the exons ATGTTCCTGCACACTGTCTCCATCCTCATCCTCACTGCCATGCTTTTCGGCAACCTGGAAG GAAAGGGTGTCCAAATGCAGAGAGATGTTCAGTGCTGTATGCAGTACTCACATGGCAAGGTCCGGACCAAAGATGTCCTGAGGTTTGAGGTGCAGACCGAGGGGCCAGACTGCAGCATAAAAGCCATCAT ATTGTACACCAAAAAGGCGGTAAAGTGTGCCGATCCAAGGGACAGGAAGGTGAAGAGGTTACTACGGAAACTGTTCCAGAGGCAGGGAGCCAAAGCCCGCAGGACCATGTGGCTACATCCGCATATTACTCTCCCTGTGATGTCGGAG ATCGATGTTGTTGATTCCCAAAAGATGAACAAG ACCAAGTGA
- the ccl44 gene encoding chemokine (C-C motif) ligand 44 isoform X4: MQRDVQCCMQYSHGKVRTKDVLRFEVQTEGPDCSIKAIILYTKKAVKCADPRDRKVKRLLRKLFQRQGAKARRTMWLHPHITLPVMSEIDVVDSQKMNKDFPKLQ; the protein is encoded by the exons ATGCAGAGAGATGTTCAGTGCTGTATGCAGTACTCACATGGCAAGGTCCGGACCAAAGATGTCCTGAGGTTTGAGGTGCAGACCGAGGGGCCAGACTGCAGCATAAAAGCCATCAT ATTGTACACCAAAAAGGCGGTAAAGTGTGCCGATCCAAGGGACAGGAAGGTGAAGAGGTTACTACGGAAACTGTTCCAGAGGCAGGGAGCCAAAGCCCGCAGGACCATGTGGCTACATCCGCATATTACTCTCCCTGTGATGTCGGAG ATCGATGTTGTTGATTCCCAAAAGATGAACAAG gattttccaaaattacaataa
- the ccl44 gene encoding chemokine (C-C motif) ligand 44 isoform X2, translating into MFLHTVSILILTAMLFGNLEGKGVQMQRDVQCCMQYSHGKVRTKDVLRFEVQTEGPDCSIKAIILYTKKAVKCADPRDRKVKRLLRKLFQRQGAKARRTMWLHPHITLPVMSEIDVVDSQKMNKDFPKLQ; encoded by the exons ATGTTCCTGCACACTGTCTCCATCCTCATCCTCACTGCCATGCTTTTCGGCAACCTGGAAGGTAAG GGTGTCCAAATGCAGAGAGATGTTCAGTGCTGTATGCAGTACTCACATGGCAAGGTCCGGACCAAAGATGTCCTGAGGTTTGAGGTGCAGACCGAGGGGCCAGACTGCAGCATAAAAGCCATCAT ATTGTACACCAAAAAGGCGGTAAAGTGTGCCGATCCAAGGGACAGGAAGGTGAAGAGGTTACTACGGAAACTGTTCCAGAGGCAGGGAGCCAAAGCCCGCAGGACCATGTGGCTACATCCGCATATTACTCTCCCTGTGATGTCGGAG ATCGATGTTGTTGATTCCCAAAAGATGAACAAG gattttccaaaattacaataa
- the ccl44 gene encoding chemokine (C-C motif) ligand 44 isoform X1, whose product MFLHTVSILILTAMLFGNLEGKGVQMQRDVQCCMQYSHGKVRTKDVLRFEVQTEGPDCSIKAIILYTKKAVKCADPRDRKVKRLLRKLFQRQGAKARRTMWLHPHITLPVMSEIDVVDSQKMNKDFPKLQ is encoded by the exons ATGTTCCTGCACACTGTCTCCATCCTCATCCTCACTGCCATGCTTTTCGGCAACCTGGAAG GAAAGGGTGTCCAAATGCAGAGAGATGTTCAGTGCTGTATGCAGTACTCACATGGCAAGGTCCGGACCAAAGATGTCCTGAGGTTTGAGGTGCAGACCGAGGGGCCAGACTGCAGCATAAAAGCCATCAT ATTGTACACCAAAAAGGCGGTAAAGTGTGCCGATCCAAGGGACAGGAAGGTGAAGAGGTTACTACGGAAACTGTTCCAGAGGCAGGGAGCCAAAGCCCGCAGGACCATGTGGCTACATCCGCATATTACTCTCCCTGTGATGTCGGAG ATCGATGTTGTTGATTCCCAAAAGATGAACAAG gattttccaaaattacaataa